The Mariprofundus sp. NF sequence AACCCCTCCTCCTGCAATACCCGATCAAGAACCCAGCGGATTCCCTCATCATCATCAATCACCAATGCCCGCATCTTCTACTCCTGTTCCAACTGCTTTATCGGCAGATGCAGTGTCATGGTGGTGCGTCCATTTTCACTGCGCACACTTACCCTGCCGCCATGCTCCACCATCACCCGCTCCACCAGCGCCAGCCCCAAGCCACTGCCACGCGACTTGCCTGTCACATAGGGATCAAACAACCGCTCGCGCAGCTCCTGCGGCACCATGCGACCATCATTGGTGATACGAATTTCCATCACCTGACCACTGTGCCCAGGCAGATGCACCAGTGGCGCCATGCGCGTTTGCCACTCGATACTGCTATCGGCCGCCTCGACAGCGTTCTGCCAAAGATTCTCAAGGGCCTGTCTGAGCCGGGCCGGATGCACCAGCGTCTCAGGCAGACTCGGATCAAACACCCGATGCACCTGAATACCCTTCTGATAGACGATCACATCCTGAATCAGGGCATGAATATTGGTCATCTCCATGGCCACCTGTGCCCTTGGCCCGACCTGCAGAAAGGCATCAATACGATCACGGATGCGATCCACACCAAGCAGCATCTGCGCTACCGCCTCTCTGTTACTTGTCGGGATATCCTTCTGTTCGGAGAGCCATTGGGCTGCACCTCTGAGTGCGGCCAGTGGATTTTTCACCTCATGCGCCATCTCCAGCGCAATCCGCGCCACTGACTCTGCCATCTCGTGGCGTTTGGCATGCTGCTCCACCTCGGCACGTGCCGCTTCGGGAATAAACAGGGCGGAGATACCCTCATCATGACAGCCCAGATGCAGAGATACAGGCATGCCGGTGGCAAGGATACAGATCTGATGATCGGAGACACCGCTGTAGGGGGTCAGCCGCGCAAAGAGATTCTCGATCTCCACCTTGGGAGAGAAAAGATCGGAGATGTGCAAGCCGATCAGTCGGCGTTCCGATTTCCCCAACGCCTCCTGAGCCGGAATATTACAACCAAGCACCCGAGCCTCATCATCCAGCAACAGCATCGGCACAGGCACTACCGAGAGTGACATCGAATCAGGCAGCATCGGCCAATTCGCTCTGATCATCAACAGCCAGCCCCAGGAAATAGGCCTCGGCACTATCGAGCATCTTCTGCCAGTCGGTCTCCACCTGAAAGTGACCCCGGAAGTCGGCGGAGCCGCGCAACCCCTTGCTGTACCAGAGCACATGTTTACGGGCCATTTTTGAGGCAAACTGCACACCGTGATGTTCAGCCAGATTGAGCATATGTTCATGCACAACAGCCCAGCGCTCTTCTGCAGTCGGCGCAGCCGGCTTCTCTGCACCAATCAGTGCAGCATAGACCTCTGCCAGCACCCACGGATTACCCTGCACAGCACGCCCGACCATCACACCATCGCAATTGGAGATACGGATCATCTCTCTGGCTGTTTCGCCATCAACAATATCGCCATTGCCGATCACAGGAATCGAGCAGGCCGCTTTGGCCAGACCGATATCTTCCCAGTGGGCGTGACCATGAAACATCTGAGCACGCGTGCGCCCGTGTACGGTGAGCAGCTGGATACCACTCTCTTCAGCAATGCGGGCGATATTCTCCACATTCTTCGATGAGTCATCCCAGCCGGTACGAATCTTCAGGGTGAC is a genomic window containing:
- a CDS encoding nitrogen regulation protein NR(II), with product MIRANWPMLPDSMSLSVVPVPMLLLDDEARVLGCNIPAQEALGKSERRLIGLHISDLFSPKVEIENLFARLTPYSGVSDHQICILATGMPVSLHLGCHDEGISALFIPEAARAEVEQHAKRHEMAESVARIALEMAHEVKNPLAALRGAAQWLSEQKDIPTSNREAVAQMLLGVDRIRDRIDAFLQVGPRAQVAMEMTNIHALIQDVIVYQKGIQVHRVFDPSLPETLVHPARLRQALENLWQNAVEAADSSIEWQTRMAPLVHLPGHSGQVMEIRITNDGRMVPQELRERLFDPYVTGKSRGSGLGLALVERVMVEHGGRVSVRSENGRTTMTLHLPIKQLEQE
- the dusB gene encoding tRNA dihydrouridine synthase DusB — protein: MNRDNHLLPGFKLGNYNIDVPLVLAPMAGITDLPFRKICKRFGVGLMVTEMIASRAVDMGRVRTERMAEIGPDEHPISIQVAGSDPVFVAEAARWAVGHGADFVDINMGCPVKKICKQSAGSAMLRDEPLVARVLEAVVKAVEVPVTLKIRTGWDDSSKNVENIARIAEESGIQLLTVHGRTRAQMFHGHAHWEDIGLAKAACSIPVIGNGDIVDGETAREMIRISNCDGVMVGRAVQGNPWVLAEVYAALIGAEKPAAPTAEERWAVVHEHMLNLAEHHGVQFASKMARKHVLWYSKGLRGSADFRGHFQVETDWQKMLDSAEAYFLGLAVDDQSELADAA